In one window of Megalopta genalis isolate 19385.01 chromosome 4, iyMegGena1_principal, whole genome shotgun sequence DNA:
- the LOC117218398 gene encoding uncharacterized protein LOC117218398, which translates to MDSLYPNLNERFKSEGVCPVCLMEMELAPRYTCDNGHTICYRCKPYYYACPTCQWPLEMKQPSPHAGPSYPMPAPSHFMPHPLPPQFHEHHPTAPSLDFLNNERTPYPPAPSADQQLVLCSYANLGCWVKIPLHLIDLHESRCQFRPHLEEESVPTDVLHRDEDQVQCRHHTVGCRVRTSPWRISIHEAHCGYKDRFEAFEGLGESLGEITITSEEYGDPEELLVCKYRRYGCMVRMPRRRKLMHQEKCNYRKYHSEGDDSPTEDERDPNELVICKWAKYGCMVRMPRRRQSMHQEKCNYRRPEEEEEEEEECDPDELVACRWAEHGCRVRPKRGRLESHEEKCNYRMEECAFKDNGCAELIHPCRKYAHERRCQFAD; encoded by the exons ATGGACAGCCTGTACCCGAACTTAAACGAGCGATTTAAAAGCGAGGGAGTTTGCCCGGTCTGCCTGATGGAGATGGAACTGGCGCCCAGGTACACTTGCGACAACGGTCACACGATTTGTTACCGTTGCAAACCGTACTACTACGCCTGTCCCACCTGTCAGTGGCCGTTGGAAATGAAGCAGCCCTCTCCGCACGCCGGTCCATCTTACCCGATGCCCGCGCCTTCTCACTTCATGCCGCACCCTCTACCACCGCAATTCCACGAACATCATCCGACTGCGCCCAGCCTGGATTTTCTTAATAACGAGAGAACCCCGTATCCGCCGGCCCCGTCCGCGGATCAGCAACTTGTGCTATGTTCGTACGCTAATCTCGGATGCTGGGTGAAGATCCCGTTGCACCTGATAGACCTCCACGAATCTCG GTGTCAGTTCCGACCTCATTTGGAGGAGGAGAGCGTTCCCACGGACGTGTTGCACAGGGACGAGGACCAGGTCCAGTGCAGGCACCACACGGTCGGTTGCAGGGTGCGAACGTCGCCATGGCGTATCTCGATCCACGAGGCTCACTGCGGCTACAAGGACCGTTTCGAGGCGTTCGAAGGGCTGGGCGAGTCATTGGGCGAGATAACGATCACGAGCGAGGAGTACGGCGACCCGGAGGAGCTGCTGGTATGCAAATACAGGCGGTACGGTTGCATGGTGCGGATGCCCAGGCGGCGGAAGCTGATGCACCAGGAGAAGTGCAACTACCGGAAGTATCACAGCGAGGGAGACGATTCGCCGACGGAGGACGAGCGCGATCCGAACGAGCTGGTCATCTGCAAGTGGGCGAAGTACGGCTGCATGGTGAGGATGCCGAGGCGACGGCAGTCGATGCACCAAGAGAAGTGCAACTACCGTAGGcccgaggaggaggaggaggaggaggaggagtgcGATCCGGACGAGCTGGTCGCTTGCAGATGGGCGGAGCACGGGTGCCGGGTCAGGCCGAAGCGCGGCCGCCTCGAAAGCCACGAGGAAAAATGCAATTACAGGATGGAGGAATGCGCGTTCAAAGATAACGGATGCGCCGAGCTAATCCATCCCTGCCGGAAATACGCTCACGAGAGACGCTGCCAGTTCGCTGATTAA